GCCTCCAGACGGCGTTCCACCAGCATCTGGGTAGCGATGCCGGCGTGGTCGGTGCCCGGCTGCCAGAGCGTGCGCTTTCCCTGCATGCGTGCTCGGCGGATGAGGATATCCATCAGGGTATCTTGAAAGGCATGACCCATGTGCAAGGTGCCGGTAACATTGGGCGGCGGTAGCATGATGCAGTACGGCGCACCCGCGCCGTGCGGTTGGAACACCTGTTGTTCTTCCCAGAGCTGGTAACAGGCACTTTCGATGTCGGCCGGCGCAAACGGGCGGTCGAGGGAATCGCTCATGAAACTTCCTCAGGAGTCTGTGGATGGGTGGACGTCTTCGCCCAAGCTTGGGGTGAGGGCCTCATCCAGCCCTTCATGCAGAACGCGTTGCAAGATTTCGGGCAGCACGCCGCGAATTTCCTGCGCCACCGTCTCGCGCAGACGAATGCCTTCGAGGGCAAGGCTGCGCATGATCGCTAGACTCACCTGCTCTTTCCAGGCCTTCTGCAGATGCTGGGTGATCTTTTCTTCCAGCTCCGCCACTATCCGGCGCTCCACCTCCTGAAACAGGAGCGTCTCGAACTGGCGCAGGAAGTCGCCATCAAAGAGCGACGGGCTCGGTGTTGCAGCGGCACTTTTTGCCGCGCCATTGTCGCTGTTGTCGGAGGGGGCTGTGGCGGTTTGGCCGATTGCCTCGAGAGCCTCGGTGTGGGAAGCGCTCCCAACGATATCCGGTGGAACAGCACTCAGATCGTGATTCTCCATGGCAGTACCAGCGTCCGAAGGAGCGGCAAACGATCCGCTGTCCTCGGCGGAAGGAAGGGTCTCTGCAGCGGGGGGAACCGTCCTCTCCAGCGAAGGCTCGGCAACCTGGCCCGAGAACGCAGCCACTGGTTCTGGCGCCGGACTTTCTGGACCGGCTTGCGCAGGATAGCGGAAGGACATATGACGAATTTTCTCCAGTGCTTTCGCCAGTTCTGTCTCTTCCATGCTCTCCGCGGACTCCGTCTGCTGATGCGCGGTACCGAGCTCGGCGTACGGCGGGGCCGACGGATCTGCAGCTATCGACGGCTTTCCCACAGCCGGCGCCGGCCCTTCCTCCCGCGGCATCTTTTCTGGGGAGTGCGTTGTGCGCCGCCATAGAGGCGGCGGCAGACCTTCGCGCACGAGATCCTGCAACAACAATGGCTCAGTCCCCTCCGGGAGCTCTTCCTCATCCAGAACAGGCTCGCGACGATCATGTATGGTCATGGACTTTCTCCCTCAAACTTCCAGTGGGAACAACTGGATACTGAATCCGGCTCGTTTGCATTGCAGATATCGCGCGCGCGCCGCAGCGCGTTCTTCTTCGGCACCGGGAATAAAGTCGATGAGACGCTTCATTCTGTCAAGCACCGGCAGCTCTTGTGGCCACTCGAGGAGGACCAAGGCGCGGGCATCGGCACGCCCTTGCTGGGGATCGGCGAAGAGGTAGACCGGCTCCTGGGCGGCCTGCCCATGCGGCAGAAAGACGCCCGCATGGAAGGTCCAGAGCAGGTCGTCATAGGCGGCGACGAGCTCCGCGTCTGCCGCCAACACATCTACCTTTCCCAATACCTGCCAAGCCTTGGTAATGACTCGACAGATCGCACGCCGGCTCTCTAGCGGGGGCAGCGGAACAGCAGGAAGCTGGTAGAAGTTGGCGGTGCCACTCATCGCCGATCAAGCTGTCGCCTTGGCGCGCTGCTGCAGGAAATGCACCAGCAATGGCACCGGACGCCCGGTTGCGCCTTTGTGCTCGCCGCTTTGCCAGGCTACCCCAGCAATATCCAGGTGTGCCCAACGATAGTCTTCGGTGAAGCGCGAAAGAAAACAGGCGGCGGTGATGGTGCCGGCTGGACGTCCTCCCACGTTGCTGAGGTCGGCGAAGGGACTTTTGAGCTGCTCCTGATATTCGTCGAAGAGTGGCAACTCCCAGGCGCGGTCCTGGCTGCTGCGGCCTGCATGGAGCAATTCCGCGACCAGACCCTCGTGGTTGCCGAGCACGGCAGCCGTCTGATGCCCGAGAGCGATGACACAGGCCCCCGTCAGGGTGGCCATGTCGATGACGACATCGGGATTGAAGCGTTTGGCGTAAGTGAGGGCATCCGCCAGGATCAGGCGCCCCTCGGCATCGGTGTTGATGATTTCGACGGTGAGACCGGCCATGCTGCGATGGATATCACCGGGCTTGGTGGCCTGACCGTCCGGGAGGTTTTCCGATGCGGGCACGATAGCCGTGATATTGAGCGGCAATTTGAGATCTGCAGCGGCCTGAATGGCGGCGAGGGCGGCCGCCCCACCGCACATGTCATATTTCATCTCATCCATCTTGTCGGCAGGCTTGAGAGAAATGCCGCCGGCATCAAAAGTGAGCCCTTTGCCCACCAGGACAATGGGGGCAGCATCCTTCGCCCCGCCGCGATAGTGCAGGACGATCAGCCGCGGTTCCTGCCGCGAGCCGTGCGCCACCCCGAGCAGGAGATGCATACCGAGCTCCTCCATCTCTGCCGGCCCCAGGATCTCGGTTGCAATACCCCGGCTGTCCGCCATCGCCGTTGCCTGCTCTGCCAACCAGGTTGGGGTACAGACGTTGCCAGGCTGGTTGGCCAGATCGCGCGCCCAATCACTGGCACGGGAAATGGCATGGGCAACAGCCAGCGCCTGCTGCATTTCCGTCTCGGCTTCGGCGTCCAATGTCCCGCGACCAGAACGCGAATGTTTTCCAGGCTGCGACGAGGATGCTTGGCTGGTTCCTTGTGCTGATCAAAGCGGTATTGGGCATCGAGAATACCGCGCAGCCAGAGTTCCATGGCCGCGGCAGGGGTGCGACGCACGACGGCGACATCCCCCAGGGCGAGACACAAGTCCGTCAGTTGCGCCCGGGCGACCACTTGCCCAAGGCTACGGGCAGCCTTCTGTAATTTGCCCTCGGCCAGTTTTTCGCCGCTACCGACGCCCACCAGCAGGATGCGCTCGGCGCCGACGTTGGGTACGCCATAGAGCAGCTGACATTGTCCCGGCTCCGCCGTAAAATCCCCGCTGGCGAGAAAGCGGCTGAGGAAGCCGTCGCTCTGTGCATCGATTTTTTGGGCGTTTGACCCGAGCTGGCCGTTCTCGTGACAGGCAAGCACCAAGCAAGCGCAAGGCTCCGAAAAGGTGACGTTCTGCTGCAAAGAAATTTCCACGGGTTGCCTCCGGCAGGTACACGATTGATCACTTTCTATAGGGTACACCAGGGTAACATCCACAAGCCAACGGCACGGCGGCGATCATGACCACATTCAAGTCGTTCCTCTGGCCGCGCGAGCGGATCGCTGCCCGCATCCTGAGTTCGGTGCTGAGTTATTTTCTGATTGCCTGTGCCGTTGTGTTGGCGTTGCTGGCCATTGGGCAACTGACGCAGATCCTGCAACAAGTGGCCTCTGGTCAGCTGCCACTACAGGTGGTCCTGCAGTTGCTGGGTCTGAGTATCCCTACCCTCTTGGTAACGGTTCTTCCTTTAGCGCTGTTCTTTGCCGTCTATCTCGTCTTTGCCAACCTGTATCGTTACAACGAGATGATGGCAATCCATGGTGCCGGCATCGGCTTGCGGAAACTGTTTTGGGGCTTGCTGCCAAGTCTCTTTCTCCTCGTACTACTGGAAGCGGGCCTTGCCTTATGGTGGGCACCAGCTGCGCAGCAGCGTTTACAGGACGAGAGCGCCCGCCTGGCAGCGGCGGCCGCGCAGGCGTTGATTCATCCCGGTAGTTTTGCGCATCTCCCGGACGGTCGAGTGATCTACGTCGGCCAGAGAGCTGGGGCCAAGGATCGCTATCAGGAAATCTTTATCGATCTGTCGCAAGAGGGCGTGCCAGATCATGCGACTGCCGCCTATGGTGAAATTCAGATCAACCATCAGGGAGGTGTCTCGTTGCTGCTGATCGATGGCCGGCGATATCTCGGGCAACCCGGCCAGGCGGGCTACAAGATCTGGAGCTTTGCCCGCTACCGCGTAGATTTGGCGGCGCCCCGGTCGGGGGGTAACGCGACTTCCTGGGCGGCGTTGTCCTTGCCGGAGCTGTTAACGCGACTAGGGCGCCCGGACCAACACGCCCACGCCCTGGCAGAACTCGAGTGGCGCGCCTTCTGGCCATTGCTCCTGCCCATCGTCGCACTGTTGGCCATTCCCCTTGCCTATGCCGAGCCGCGCCGACCTGGCCGGGCCGGGGGGGTGTTGCTGGGGATTCTGCTCCTGCTTGGTTCGAACAATCTCCTGGTGGCCCTGAAGGAAAACTTGATCCAAGGAAAGATTTCCCCCTTCCCGGGCCTGTTCTGGACCTGGATCTTGCTGGCGGCACTGGCTTTTTACCTGTTCTACCGGCGGCAGGCCGACTTACCATTACTGCCAGCCTGGAGGCGTGGGGTTGCATCATGAAGCGCGCCGATCGTCTGTTGTTTCGCGGCATGTTGTTCTACAGCGGCCTGGTGCTGATCATACTGCTCGCCATGGTTTTTGTTGCGCAATTGATCGCCAAGGCCTCCGGGCCAGGGCATGGACATTGGAGTACCGGCCTGTTGTTCCGCTACGTGGCCCTGCAGTTACCGGAAACGGCGTACACGATCATTCCTCTGGCGCTGCTTATCGGCGCCCTGATCTGGATCAGTATGTTGAACAGCCATTCCGAGATCACCGCCTTGCGTATGGCCGGCTGGTCTCTTGCACGTTTGCAGCGGCCACTACTGGTTGTTGCACTGCTGGGAGCGGTGTTGATGTTTGTTCTAGGTGAATGGATCGTGCCTTACAGTTCCCTGGCTTCGGAATTGCTTTGGGCCAATGCCGGAACACATGACTTTCAGGAGCTTGGCGATGATGGCCTTTGGCTACGCCAGGGGCGGATGCTCATCCGCATCCAGATGGTAGGGGCCAACGGGACGCAACTGCGGCAGATTCGCATCTATTATCCACAAAGTGGAATGGTGGGTATCGACAAGCAAGTGGATGCCCAGACTGCCAGCTATCAGCATGGACATTGGATTTTGCAGGGCGTTCGGGAATACCGCTTGGAAGAACGATCCGTGCGGGTTCTCAGTGCGGCAGATCGGGATTGGTCCGTACAATTGCAGCCGGAAACCCTGCGCAGTTTTGCCCATCGCACTCGCACCATGACGCTGCAGACGCTGTGGCGCAACGACCGCGATTTGCAAGGTGGCGTGCTGGCCATGAACCGCTTTGCCCTGGCCTTCTGGCAACGGATTACCTATCCCTGGGTGGGGCTGATCATGATTCTGCTGGTGGTACCCATGGTGGTGCGCAATCCGCGGGCGGGCGGGGCATATTATTGGATTGCCGCCGGCTTGGCACTGGGGATCTCGTTTCACTTCTTGACGCAAATGTCCGGCTTCATCAGCGTTGCTGGTGGTATTCCGCCGTCGCTCGCCACGCTCACGCCGATGGCGCTGTATGCAGCGCTCGCCTGGTATCTATCCAAGCGTCACGGCTGAAGAACGGCGTCGGGAATGCGGTGCTTGCTCTGGTCGTTACTGTTGCAGCAAACTACCCCACAGTATTCTTGATCCGGGAGCAGTACCGTGAATGAGTCAACGCTCGTCAGTGCTTTGCAGGATTTTGCTGGTTGGCGCAGCGAGTTGGCGGCATTGGTCGAGCAGGTATCCGCTTTCTCGTATCGTCTGGATTTGCTCCCTAGCGGAACTATGCTTCGCTTGGAAATGCTGGCGCGGGAAATTCGCGAAGAACGGATTGTTCTGTCGTTTTACGGGG
This sequence is a window from Acidithiobacillus sp. AMEEHan. Protein-coding genes within it:
- the lptG gene encoding LPS export ABC transporter permease LptG, encoding MKRADRLLFRGMLFYSGLVLIILLAMVFVAQLIAKASGPGHGHWSTGLLFRYVALQLPETAYTIIPLALLIGALIWISMLNSHSEITALRMAGWSLARLQRPLLVVALLGAVLMFVLGEWIVPYSSLASELLWANAGTHDFQELGDDGLWLRQGRMLIRIQMVGANGTQLRQIRIYYPQSGMVGIDKQVDAQTASYQHGHWILQGVREYRLEERSVRVLSAADRDWSVQLQPETLRSFAHRTRTMTLQTLWRNDRDLQGGVLAMNRFALAFWQRITYPWVGLIMILLVVPMVVRNPRAGGAYYWIAAGLALGISFHFLTQMSGFISVAGGIPPSLATLTPMALYAALAWYLSKRHG
- a CDS encoding DNA polymerase III subunit chi, which gives rise to MSGTANFYQLPAVPLPPLESRRAICRVITKAWQVLGKVDVLAADAELVAAYDDLLWTFHAGVFLPHGQAAQEPVYLFADPQQGRADARALVLLEWPQELPVLDRMKRLIDFIPGAEEERAAARARYLQCKRAGFSIQLFPLEV
- the lptF gene encoding LPS export ABC transporter permease LptF, encoding MTTFKSFLWPRERIAARILSSVLSYFLIACAVVLALLAIGQLTQILQQVASGQLPLQVVLQLLGLSIPTLLVTVLPLALFFAVYLVFANLYRYNEMMAIHGAGIGLRKLFWGLLPSLFLLVLLEAGLALWWAPAAQQRLQDESARLAAAAAQALIHPGSFAHLPDGRVIYVGQRAGAKDRYQEIFIDLSQEGVPDHATAAYGEIQINHQGGVSLLLIDGRRYLGQPGQAGYKIWSFARYRVDLAAPRSGGNATSWAALSLPELLTRLGRPDQHAHALAELEWRAFWPLLLPIVALLAIPLAYAEPRRPGRAGGVLLGILLLLGSNNLLVALKENLIQGKISPFPGLFWTWILLAALAFYLFYRRQADLPLLPAWRRGVAS